One Vitis riparia cultivar Riparia Gloire de Montpellier isolate 1030 chromosome 4, EGFV_Vit.rip_1.0, whole genome shotgun sequence genomic window carries:
- the LOC117912818 gene encoding uncharacterized protein LOC117912818 gives MRKRDLAILMLSAFAIFFSLQHEGDFSFKEAWFHLSDEYPIKYEAERLPPPLVADLNGDGKKEVLVATHDAKIQVLEPHARRVDEGFSEARVLAEISLLPDKIRISSGRRAVAMATGVVDRHYKQGQPQKQVLVVVTSGWSVMCFDHNLNKLWEANLQEDFPHNAHHREIAISISNYTLKHGDAGLVIVGGRMEMLPHIYMDPFEVIGMAEKNAEQHRGSANEKEASENAGTVDLRHFAFYAFAGRSGAVRWMRKNENIQTLSSDASQLIPQHNYKLDAHALNTRHPGEFECREFRESILGVMPHHWDRREDTLLKLAHFRRHKRKTLKKTQGKSTNYPFHKPEENHPPGKDDTKKISNLIGKAAKYASSAKSKKPLPYVPTITNYTQLWWVPNVVVAHQREGIEAVHLPTGRTICKLHLQEGGLHADINGDGVLDHVQVVGGNGAEQTIVSGSMEVLRPCWAVATSGVPVREQLFNASICHHSPFNLFQHGEFSRSFSRTPDLGSLEVATPILIPRNDGHRHRKGSHGDIIFLTNRGEVTSYSPGLHGHDAIWQWQLLTGATWSNLPSPSGMMESMVVPTLKAFSLRAHDNRELILAAGDQEAIMMSPGGSLLTSVELPAAPTHALICEDFSNDGLTDLILVTSNGVYGFVQTRQPGALFFSTLVGCLIVVMGVIFVTQYLNSMKGKPRASSGPR, from the exons ATGAGGAAACGAGATTTGGCAATTCTCATGCTCTCAGCTTTCGCcatcttcttctctcttcaG CACGAGGGTGACTTTTCCTTTAAAGAGGCGTGGTTCCATCTTTCCGACGAATACCCTATCAAATACGAAGCCGAGCGTCTCCCTCCTCCCCTTGTCGCCGATCTTAATGGCGACGGAAAGAAGGAGGTTCTTGTCGCCACTCACGACGCCAAAATTCAG GTTTTGGAGCCCCACGCCAGGCGTGTGGATGAAGGGTTCAGCGAAGCTCGTGTGCTGGCAGAGATTTCTTTGTTGCCTGACAAGATCCGTATTTCATCTGGGAGACGAGCTGTGGCCATGGCCACGGGTGTTGTTGATAGGCATTATAAACAGGGTCAACCACAAAAGCAGGTTCTGGTTGTTGTTACCTCCGGTTGGTCTGTAATGTGTTTCGATCACAACCTCAACAAGCTATGGGAAGCAAATCTACAG GAGGATTTTCCACATAATGCTCACCATAGGGAGATAGCAATCTCAATAAGCAATTATACCCTGAAGCATGGCGATGCAGGATTGGTAATTGTTGGGGGGAGGATGGAAATGCTACCACAT ATTTACATGGATCCTTTTGAAGTCATTGGGATGGCAGAGAAAAATGCAGAGCAGCATAGAGGAAGTGCGAATGAAAAAGAG GCCTCTGAGAATGCTGGAACTGTGGATTTGCGACACTTTGCATTTTATGCATTTGCAGGCCGATCTGGTGCAGTTAGATGGATGAGAAAGAACGAG AATATTCAAACGCTTTCATCTGATGCATCACAGCTAATTCCACAGCATAACTATAAGCTTGATGCTCATGCTTTGAACACTCGTCATCCTGGAGAG TTTGAATGTAGGGAATTTAGAGAATCAATCCTTGGAGTTATGCCACATCACTGG GATAGGAGAGAAGATACTTTGCTTAAGTTGGCACACTTCAGGCGGCACAAGAGGAAAACATTGAAGAAGACTCAAGGGAAAAGTACAAATTATCCTTTCCACAAGCCTGAGGAAAACCATCCTCCTGGAAAGGATGAtacaaaaaaaatctctaaCCTGATAGGAAAAGCTGCCAAGTATGCTAGTTCAGCAAAATCCAAGAAG CCGTTGCCTTATGTTCCTACCATAACAAACTACACTCAACTCTGGTGGGTTCCTAATGTTGTTGTGGCTCATCAAAGGGAAGGAATAGAAGCTGTTCACTTGCCCACTGGTCGCACTATCTGTAAG CTTCATCTTCAAGAAGGTGGTCTCCATGCTGATATTAACGGAGATGGGGTTCTAGATCATGTCCAG GTGGTTGGTGGAAATGGTGCTGAACAAACTATTGTAAGTGGATCCATGGAAGTGCTGCGACCCTGTTGGGCTGTTGCAACCTCTGGTGTACCAGTGCGAGAACAACTTTTCAATGCTTCTATATGTCATCATTCCCCCTTTAACTTGTTCCAACATGGAGAGTTTTCCAGAAGTTTCAGTCGAACTCCAGATTTAGGTTCTCTGGAGGTTGCCACACCCATTCTCATTCCGAGGAATGATGGTCATAGACATCGTAAGGGAAGCCATGGTGACATTATCTTCTTAACAAACAGAGGGGAG GTAACATCATACTCCCCTGGCTTGCATGGTCATGATGCCATTTGGCAATGGCAGCTCTTGACGGGTGCTACATGGTCAAACCTTCCATCACCATCTGGGATGATGGAAAGTATGGTGGTTCCCACCCTGAAGGCTTTCTCATTGCGTGCGCATGATAATCGAGAACTGATCCTTGCAGCAGGAGATCAAGAAGCCATAATGATGTCTCCAGGAGGAAGCCTATTGACATCGGTTGAGCTTCCTGCAGCACCAACACATGCCTTGATCTGTGAGGATTTCTCAAATGATGGTCTCACCGACCTTATTCTTGTAACCTCCAATGGGGTGTATGGCTTTGTCCAAACCAGGCAACCAGGTGCCCTCTTCTTTAGCACCCTGGTGGGTTGCCTTATAGTTGTGATGGGAGTCATATTTGTTACCCAATATCTAAATTCCATGAAGGGGAAACCTCGTGCTTCATCGGGTCCCAGATAA
- the LOC117913304 gene encoding rust resistance kinase Lr10-like, whose amino-acid sequence MDRFLSDIEKEKPTRFSFQQLKQATNNFSNLLGSGGFGAVYKGLFADGTAVAVKVLSGSSDRRIEEQFMAEVSTIGRVHHFNLVQLYGFCYERDLRALVYEFMDNGSLDNLLFLENSMLESEKLHEIAVGTAKAIAYLHEECQQRIIHYDIKPGNILLDSKFTPKVADFGLAKLCNRDNTHITLTGGRGTPGYAAPELWMPLPITHKCDVYSYGMLLFEIVGRRRNLNVNAKEGHEWFPKWVWDKVESGEMGDLMAAYGIEEKNRSKVDKMVKVALWCVQHSPEARPLMSMVVKMLEGAVDIPTPLNPFQYFTGVSCSGLLACSTEVATGFKSGSSQNTIEKESTYMQPFHVEV is encoded by the coding sequence ATGGACAGATTCCTTAGTGATATTGAGAAGGAGAAGCCCACCAGATTTTCCTTTCAGCAGCTTAAACAAGCAACCAATAACTTCAGCAACTTGCTGGGATCGGGTGGTTTTGGGGCAGTTTACAAAGGGCTATTTGCTGATGGGACTGCAGTGGCAGTCAAGGTTCTAAGTGGGAGCTCTGACAGGAGAATTGAGGAACAGTTCATGGCGGAAGTGAGTACCATTGGTAGGGTTCATCATTTCAATCTGGTTCAGCTCTATGGGTTCTGCTATGAGAGAGACTTGAGAGCTCTGGTGTACGAGTTCATGGACAATGGCTCGCTTGACAACCTCTTGTTTCTGGAGAACTCCATGTTAGAATCCGAGAAGCTTCATGAGATTGCTGTTGGGACAGCCAAAGCAATAGCATATTTGCATGAAGAATGCCAACAGAGAATAATCCACTATGACATAAAACCAGGAAACATTCTCTTGGACTCCAAATTCACCCCTAAAGTAGCTGACTTTGGCTTGGCCAAGCTTTGCAACAGGGACAACACCCATATAACCTTGACAGGAGGGAGGGGAACTCCAGGTTATGCTGCACCCGAACTTTGGATGCCCCTCCCTATCACCCATAAATGTGACGTTTACAGCTATGGGATGCTTTTGTTTGAAATCGTGGGTAGGAGAAGAAACCTTAATGTGAATGCTAAAGAGGGCCACGAATGGTTCCCAAAATGGGTTTGGGATAAAGTAGAGAGTGGAGAGATGGGAGATCTAATGGCTGCATATGGGATTGAGGAGAAGAACAGATCCAAGGTAGATAAGATGGTAAAGGTAGCTCTATGGTGTGTTCAGCATAGCCCAGAAGCAAGGCCTTTGATGAGCATGGTGGTGAAAATGTTGGAAGGAGCTGTAGATATTCCCACACCTTTAAACCCATTTCAGTACTTCACAGGGGTTTCTTGTTCCGGGCTCCTCGCGTGTAGCACTGAGGTAGCCACTGGCTTTAAGTCAGGTTCCTCCCAGAATACAATAGAAAAAGAATCCACGTATATGCAACCCTTTCACGTGGAGGTATGA